DNA from Nitrospina gracilis Nb-211:
CTCCCGGTTCTGTCCCAGACGGGTGTAAATGATGCCCAGACCGAGGTCCGCTTCCGACAGGTCCGGGTTCAGTTGCAGGGCTTTTTTGAAGGGAAGCACGGCTTTTTCCAGTTGGCCCAACTGCATGAGCGCGTCGCCCAGATACATCCATGCCTGCGCGCGTGTGGAGTCGCGGCGCAGGGTTTCACGAAGCGGCACAATGGCCGCCTGGTAATTTCCAAGTTGCCATTGGGTGGTGCCCAGGCTTTGCCAGATTTCCACCGAATCCGGGAAAAAGCGAAGCGACTTTCGATACGCGGTCACGGCATCTTCCCAGCGGCTCAACTCCTCAAAAGTGCGGGCCAGCTTGAGTTGCACCGGACCGTTTTCCGGATCGAACCGAAGGACATTTTCAAATTCCTTCGCCGCCCGGGGGTAGTTGCCCTGCAGGAGACTCAGGTCGGCGATGCGGTGATGCGCCCGCACATGTTTCGGGTTGAGGTTGAGCACCCGCATGTACTGATCGATTGCTTCATCCACTTGGTCCAGGCTTTCCAGAGTCTGCCCAAGGTGGAAACGGATGTCGAGGTCGTTGGGATCGAACCGCAAGGCGTTCTGAAACGACTCGCGCGCCAGGGCGAACTGGCCCAGTTCGAGGTATTCGCGCGCGAGTTGGTAATGACTGCCCGCCTGTTGCGGTCGCACGAACGTCAATTCCTTGAATGCCAGCACCGCCTCTCGGTGTTCTCCCATGCGGCTTTTGGCCCGTCCGAGATACTCCAGGGCCAGCGCGTTTTTGGGATCGATGCGCAGGGCGTTTTCCAGCGGTTCCACGGCTTTTTGCAGTTGGCCGGTGGTCACGTGAATGCGGCCGATGGCCGCGTGGGCGTCGGCATAATTGCTGTTGAGGTCCAGAGCCTGACGGTACTGGGTGATGGCGGCGTCAAACTGGCTCAGCGCTTCAAAGCTTTGAGCCAGTGCGAAACGCCATTCCGGGTGCGGGGGGCTGAGTTCCAGCGCGATTTTGTACTCCGGGATGGCCTTGGCGTGCCGGTCGGTTTCCGCATAGGTCCGGGCCAGCGCGAAGTGGGCGCGCGGCATGCGTGGGTTGATGCGCAGTGCGTTGGTCAGGTGTTCCAGCGCCTCGTCGTACCTTTTCAGCTTCAGGTTGGTGTATCCCAGGCCGAACTGCGCGTCGGCGAAATTCGGATCCAGCAGAACCGCTTCCCGGAAGGCTTCCTCCGCTTGCTTCGTGTGGCCCAACTGGCTGTGGGCTTCGCCAATCTGGTAGTAGGCGGCGGAGTAAAGCGGTTCCACCTCCAGCACCTTCCTGAATTCGGCAATGGCTTTGTCGTAAAGACCGATCTGCGCGTACGCCCGCCCCAGCCCGAAATGGGCGATGTAATCATTGGGATCGACCTTGAGCGCGTCCTTGTACTCCTGCATGCGGAGAAAATCCGCGGAGGCGGGACCGCTTCCCAGCACTCCCAACAACAGAATCGAAAGGACGCAGGCAATTTTTTTCATGATATGTCCGTGCATGGCAAACCCTGTTTCCGTATCGTCACAAACCGCCGGAAAAAAAGGGAGGCCGGAAATTTTTCCTTCCATTTTCGCCGATTTCACCGCCGCGTGCCAGGAGGGGCCTGCGAAGCCGCATTTTTTGTTCAAGGGATTTTTTGGGGTGGCCGATAAGAAGGGGAAAGCCGTCTGCAATCAACCACTTTTACGGGGAAATCGCCATGCCGACCAGCACCTATTCCGACCTCGAAACCGTCATCCGGTTTTTCAGCCACGCCAAACCGCGGTCCCTTTTGGACATCGGAGTGGGATTCGGCAAGATCGGCTTCCTGGCACGGGAGTTTCTGGACGTGATGATGAACGAGTCCTACCGGCCCACCGACTGGAAGGTGCGGATCGACGGCATCGAGGCGTTTCCCGACTACATTCAGGGGCACCATAAAGCGCTTTACGACAACATCCACATCGGCGATGCGCTGGATGTCATCGACGGTCTGGAGCGTTACGACGCCATCGTGCTGGGCGACAGCCTGGAGCATTTCGATAAGGAACGCGCCTGGCAGATGCTGGACAAATGCGCCGACCACTGCACGGGTTACCTGATGATCTTCATTCCTTTGGGAGAACACTGGGAACAGGAGGCTATCTATGGCAACGAGTATGAGCGGCACCTGTCTTTCTGGACCCGCGAGGAGTTCGAACCCATCGCCACCGCCTGCAAGTTCAGTTGGTTTGAGGGCATCGGCGATTACGGCCGCTTTTTGATCCACGTGGATGCGTACCGGCATCACCGCATGCGGACGCGTGCCGAGGCCCGGTTTCGGAAGGGGGAGGAAGACCAGGCGATCGCGGACCTCACCGGCTGTATGGAATCCCTGCCCGCCAACATCGACAGCGAATACCTGCTTGTGGATTTCCTTCTCAAGCGGGATCGCCTGCCCCAGGCGGTTAACCGGTTGAAGGGAATCCAGCGGAAGTTCCCCGACCAGGCACCGGGTGTGGGAGGCTATATCGAGCGCGTGGAAGCCTTTCTCGCCAAACAGGCCGGGGCTTGCTAATCCCCCTTTTTACTTTCCCCAGAACAAATCTTTTCAGCCACCCTGCAACTGGTATTTGACGACGGCGCGGTTGTGGTCGTCCAGATTGGTGGAAAACTTATGCGTGCCATCCTGCCTTGAAACGAAATAGAGGTATTTCGTCTCGGCGGGGTTGAGCGCCGCTTTGATGCTTTCCAGGCCGGGGCTGGCGATGGGGCCCGGCGGCAGGCCGGGGTACAGGTAGGTATTGTACGGCGACTCCACCGACAGGTCTTTCTTGCGGATGTTGCCGTCGAAATCGGCCAGAGCGTAAATCACCGTCGGGTCGGTTTGCAGGCGCATGTTGCGTTTCAGCCGGTTGTGGAAGACGGAGGAGATGAGCTCCCGCTCCGATGGCGCTCCGGTTTCTTTTTCGATGATGGAGGCCAGCGTGATGATCTCATGAAACGTGAGGTTCATCGCCTCGGCCTGGCGCATGGCCTTTGCGGGGTTCACTTTTTCCTGAAAGGTCTGCACCATGGTTTCCACGATGCGTTTTTCGCCTGCGTTTTTGGGAAACTTGTAGGTTTCCGGAAACAGGTAGCCTTCCAGGTCTTCCGCGGGCGCACCCACCGTCCGGATCAATTCCGGGTTGCGCGTTTCCTCCACGAACCGTTCCCGGCTCCCCAGCCCGGCCTGTTCCACCAGCCCGGCGATTTCCAGGATGCGGTACCCCTCCGGCACGGTGAGCGCGTGGAGAACCGACTGGCCGGAGGTGATGGTTTCCAGAATTTGTTTGGGAGGCATCCTGCCGGACAGCTCGTACTCCCCGGCGCGGATCTGGTTCTGCTTGCCCTGAAGGTACGCAAACAGAACGAAGCCGGTGGGGTTCGCGATCAACCGTTTGTCACTGAGATGACGCGACACCTGCTTCAAGGTCATGCCGCGCTCGACTTCCACGATGCGGGAAGGAGAAGAGGGGGTGAGCGGCGAGGTGGAATAGCTGTACAGCCAGAATGAAAATCCAAACACCCCGGTCAACACCAGGAATAGGCCCGCCAGAAGCGATGTTTTCAAGTAACGGTTCATGGAAAAAGCCTTGCCGGGTCCGGTGCCTTTCCCTGCGTCTCAACCTTTGCTGCGGAGAATGGATTTGATCTGCGTGACGAACTCGGCATTTTCATCGTGGGTGCCGACGGTGACGCGCAGACAGTTACTCAAACGCGGGTGGCTGTTGAGGTCCCGCACCAGTATACCTTTTTCCACCAGCCGATTGAACACTTCTTCGGAATTGCGATGCACGCGGAACAGGACGAAGTTGGCATCTGACGGAAATGTTTCCAGTTCCGGGAGATGGGATAAGGTCTTGATCAGCCAATCCCTCTGTTCGAGGATCTGGTCGATTTGCTGTTTCACCGGCCCAAATCGGTTCAGCAGTACCGCGGCCAGTTCCTGCGATACGGTGTTGGAGTTGTATGGCAGGCGGATTTTATCCACCTGCTTGATGATCGTAGGATGCGCCACGGCGTAGCCGACGCGCAGACCCGCCAGCCCGATCTTCGACAGACTGCGCAGGATCACCAGGTTGTTGTGCGTCTTAAGCTGATCGAGGAAAGTGTCGCGTGCGAAATCGTAATAGGCCTCGTCGAGCACGGTGATGCCTTTGAAATTTTCCAGCACCTTCTGGATAGCGTCGCGATTGAAACAATTGCCGGTCGGGTTGTTGGGGTAGCTGAAGAACACGATGCGCGCCTGCGTTTTTTCCAGCATGTCCAGAAACGGTTCGGCGGTGAAATCCCATTTTTCATCGAGTGGAAAGCTCTCCGCCTTAACCCCCATACCCCGCGCGATGATCGAGTACATGGCGAAGGTGGGGTCGGGAAACGCCACTGTGTCGCCGGGATCGCAGAAAATCTGCGTCAGGATCTGGATCAATTCATCCGAGCCGTTGCCGATGGCCAACTGGTCCGTGGACACGGACAACCGCTTGGACAGCACGTCCTTCAACCGCTGGCTCGCCGGATCCGGGTAGCGGTTCAACTGAAACGTGCGGAAGGTATCCTGAAACAGGTCGAGGATCTCCGACGGCGGCGGGTACGAGTTCTCATTGGCGTGGAGCTTGATGTCGCAGTCGAAGTTCTCCACATGGTACGCCTTGAGCGCCTTGATCTTGTCTTTGACCAACTGGTCGAGGTTTACGTTTGCCATGCCGCCTCAGTCGGATTTCAGGATATCGCCGATCACCGGGCACTCCGTGGTGAAGCGCGAAGTGCGGTGTTTTTCAGCGCGGATGATGCACAGAAGCGTCTCCACCGTCTCTTCGACGTTGTGGTTCGCGACGATGTAATCGTACAACCGGTATTGACCCATTTCAATTTTTCCCGCCGTGAGGCGTTCGATGATCTTTTCCTCTGACTCGGTGCCGCGTTGCCGCAGGCGCCGTTCCAGTTCGCGCAGGGACGGCGGCAGAATGAAGATGAACACCGCGTCGAGTTTGAGTTTGCGGATGGACGCCGCACCCTGCGGGTCCAGCTCCAGGATCAAATCCTCGCCCCGGTCGCGGTGGGCTTTCAGGGTGCTGTGGGCCGTGCCGTAAAAATGGTTGTGCACCCAGGCGGACTCCAGAAACTCGCTTTTCTTCTGCATGGCTTCAAACTGCTCTCCATTGATGAAATGGTAGTCGATGCCGTTGCGCTCATTCTGCCGGGGCGGACGGGTGGTGTGCGATACGGAAAACTTGATGTCCGGGCGCATTTCCCGCAGGCGGTTGCATATGGTGGTTTTGCCCGTGCCCGAAGGGGCGGACAGGACGATGAGCAGGCTGTTGTTTTGAGGTTGGGTGTCGGTCATGGAATCGGTTTGATCGAATGATTGTAAAATCACTCGATAT
Protein-coding regions in this window:
- the hisC gene encoding histidinol-phosphate transaminase — its product is MANVNLDQLVKDKIKALKAYHVENFDCDIKLHANENSYPPPSEILDLFQDTFRTFQLNRYPDPASQRLKDVLSKRLSVSTDQLAIGNGSDELIQILTQIFCDPGDTVAFPDPTFAMYSIIARGMGVKAESFPLDEKWDFTAEPFLDMLEKTQARIVFFSYPNNPTGNCFNRDAIQKVLENFKGITVLDEAYYDFARDTFLDQLKTHNNLVILRSLSKIGLAGLRVGYAVAHPTIIKQVDKIRLPYNSNTVSQELAAVLLNRFGPVKQQIDQILEQRDWLIKTLSHLPELETFPSDANFVLFRVHRNSEEVFNRLVEKGILVRDLNSHPRLSNCLRVTVGTHDENAEFVTQIKSILRSKG
- the mltG gene encoding endolytic transglycosylase MltG gives rise to the protein MNRYLKTSLLAGLFLVLTGVFGFSFWLYSYSTSPLTPSSPSRIVEVERGMTLKQVSRHLSDKRLIANPTGFVLFAYLQGKQNQIRAGEYELSGRMPPKQILETITSGQSVLHALTVPEGYRILEIAGLVEQAGLGSRERFVEETRNPELIRTVGAPAEDLEGYLFPETYKFPKNAGEKRIVETMVQTFQEKVNPAKAMRQAEAMNLTFHEIITLASIIEKETGAPSERELISSVFHNRLKRNMRLQTDPTVIYALADFDGNIRKKDLSVESPYNTYLYPGLPPGPIASPGLESIKAALNPAETKYLYFVSRQDGTHKFSTNLDDHNRAVVKYQLQGG
- the gmk gene encoding guanylate kinase, with amino-acid sequence MTDTQPQNNSLLIVLSAPSGTGKTTICNRLREMRPDIKFSVSHTTRPPRQNERNGIDYHFINGEQFEAMQKKSEFLESAWVHNHFYGTAHSTLKAHRDRGEDLILELDPQGAASIRKLKLDAVFIFILPPSLRELERRLRQRGTESEEKIIERLTAGKIEMGQYRLYDYIVANHNVEETVETLLCIIRAEKHRTSRFTTECPVIGDILKSD
- a CDS encoding tetratricopeptide repeat protein encodes the protein MKKIACVLSILLLGVLGSGPASADFLRMQEYKDALKVDPNDYIAHFGLGRAYAQIGLYDKAIAEFRKVLEVEPLYSAAYYQIGEAHSQLGHTKQAEEAFREAVLLDPNFADAQFGLGYTNLKLKRYDEALEHLTNALRINPRMPRAHFALARTYAETDRHAKAIPEYKIALELSPPHPEWRFALAQSFEALSQFDAAITQYRQALDLNSNYADAHAAIGRIHVTTGQLQKAVEPLENALRIDPKNALALEYLGRAKSRMGEHREAVLAFKELTFVRPQQAGSHYQLAREYLELGQFALARESFQNALRFDPNDLDIRFHLGQTLESLDQVDEAIDQYMRVLNLNPKHVRAHHRIADLSLLQGNYPRAAKEFENVLRFDPENGPVQLKLARTFEELSRWEDAVTAYRKSLRFFPDSVEIWQSLGTTQWQLGNYQAAIVPLRETLRRDSTRAQAWMYLGDALMQLGQLEKAVLPFKKALQLNPDLSEADLGLGIIYTRLGQNREAVVHLKRTVARHPDNPQAQAMLGDSYLALGQYADAVPALQAAMGDASRQQQILLKLGSAFWHLQEYTRALSSYHQSVQLDPENPRIYNQLGIIYGEIGKPEQAIRAYTEAIRLQADYFEPRFNLGLLYDMLGRYGDALMAYNDALGIDPESATAHFSRGWALLQLKRYREAVQAFQLATRYDPSNADAHFNLGVAYAAAHRTGEARSAFRMALRIDPDHTGALTRLAELETPLGRAGHPKIR